The genomic window GAATTTATGGGTATTAAAGTTCCCGTACATACTGGTGCCGAAATGATGGCTAAAAAACTGGACATGCCTGTTGTGTTTTTTGCTGTAGAACGTAAAAAAAGAGGATACTATGAAGCAACCTTTCAAACCTTGGCAGAAAACCCAACTGACTTTAAGGATTATGAAATTACTGACAAATTTCTAAAACTTGTGGAAACTCAAATTCACGAAGCGCCTGAATATTACCTTTGGACGCACAAACGTTGGAAACATCGCGAGCTTTAAAGTCCCGCTACTTTCTTTATTTCATCAATAATTTTATCAGCTAAAACATCTGCTTTTTCTTGAGATGGTGCTTCTGTATAGATGCGAATAATGGCTTCTGTATTGCTTTTTCTTAAATGCACCCACTCGGAAGCAAAATCGATTTTAACTCCATCAATTGTAGAAATTTGTTCGTGTGCGTACTTGGCTTCCATCGCCACTAAAATAGCATCCACATCAATAGAAGGATTTAAGTCAATTTTCTTCTTGCTCATAAAGTAAGAAGGATAACTAGCCCTCAGCTCGCTAACCGCTATTTTACGCTCCGCTAATAAACTCAGAAATAAGGCCACTCCTACCAAGGCATCACGTCCATAATGTGACTCAGGATAAATAATTCCGCCGTTGCCTTCACCCCCAATAACCGCATTGGTTGCTTTCATGGCGTTGACGACATTCACTTCTCCTACGGCACTCGCTGTATACGTTCCGCCATGTTTTTCGGTCACATCTCTCAACGCTCGTGTAGAACTGAGATTACTCACCGTATTTCCTGGGCGTTGACTTAAAATATAATCGGCACAAGCCACTAAAGTATATTCTTCTCCAAACATCACTCCCTTTTCATCCATAAATGCCAAACGGTCCACATCTGGATCGACGGCAATTCCAAAGTCGGCATGAGAAGACACTACCTTTTCGGATAAATCTGTTAAGTGTTGCTTCAGCGGTTCTGGATTGTGTGGAAATTGTCCGTTGGGTTCGCAATGAATTTTGACTGCCTCAACACCTAAACGTTCCAACAAAAGTGGAATGGCAATCCCACCCGTAGAATTCACAGCATCGACCACCACTTTAAAATTACAGTCCGAAATTGCTTTTACATTCACAAATTCCAGATCCAACACTTCATCGATATGAATGTCAAAATAAGCTTGATTTTCAGTAATTGTGCCTAAATCATCTACATCCGCAAATTCCATAGCATCTGCCGCTGCGATATCTAAAACACGTTGGCTGTGTTCGGCATTTAAAAACTCTCCATTATGATCTAAAAGTTTTAAAGCATTCCATTGTTTTGGGTTATGACTCGCCGTCAAGATAATACCGCCATCAGCATGTTCTAAAGGGACTGCAATTTCAACGGTTGGTGTCGTTGACAGGTCTAAATCAATCACATCAATCCCCATTCCAATCAGTGTATTCATGACTAAGTTTTGAACCATCGCTCCCGAAATTCGAGCATCTCTTCCAACCACCACACGGTAATTTTCTTTAGTGCGTTGTGATTTGATCCACGTTCCGTACGCCGCAGCGAATTTCACAGTGTCTATAGGGGTTAAATTATCTCCAACAGTACCTCCAATGGTACCGCGAATTCCTGAAATTGATTTGATGAGTGTCATGTAAAAAATAAGTTTCAACAAATATAAGACTTCAAATCAATTATATTAAAATGTATTCATAATATTGCCATATGAATTACTTGGCACATATTTTTCTTTCTGGAGGTCAGCCCGATATTATGATTGGCAACTTTATTGCAGACAGTATTAAAGGCTCAAAATACGACACTTACCCTCCCGAAATCCAAAAAGGAATCTTACTGCACCGTCAAATAGATACAACAACGGATGCCCACCCCGCTTTTCGGCAAAGCACCAAACGACTTCATAAAAATTACGGGCATTATTCAGGGATTATAGTAGATATATTTTACGATCATTTTTTAGCTAAAAATTGGTCGGAGTATTCTGATATTCCTTTAGCCGATTACATTCAATCGTTTTATAAATTATTGCGAGATAATTTTGAAATACTCCCCGCTAACATTCAAAAAATAGCACCTATTATGATGGAGGGCAACTGGCTTTTAATCTATGCCGAACTAGAAGGTATTGACCGTGTGTTAGCTGGTATGAATCGGCGTACAAAAAACAGATCGGGAATGGACAAGGCTGGACAGGAATTAAAAGAATTCTACACACTTTTTGAAGCCGATTTTAGACTGGTGATAAAAGACCTGCAAACACTCAGTGATGATTTTTTAGCTTCTTAAAACCCTAACTAATATAATTCCAGATATTCTTATATTTTCCCATTTTGATATAGGTTTGCGCAATGGGTTGATGCTTTGGATCGATTAATTTCGGATCGGAAACCAGCACCTTTTTAGCCCAATGCCGTGCCAAAGACAAGATGTCTTTATCCTTTACAATATTGGCGATTTTCAATTCTAAGATCCCACTTTGTTGAGTGCCCATCATATCGCCTGGGCCTCGGAGTCGTAAATCAACTTCCGCAATTTCAAATCCATCACTCGAATTGACCATGGTTTTCATGCGGGTTTTACTGTTATCTCCAAGTTTAGACCCTGTCATTAAAATACAATAACTTTGCTCACTTCCACGCCCTACACGCCCTCTCAATTGGTGGAGTTGCGAAAGCCCAAACCGTTCGGCACTTTCAATTATCATCACCGAAGCATTGGGTACATTAACGCCTACTTCAATCACGGTTGTGGCAACCATGATCTGCGTTTCGCCTTTGACAAAACGTTGCATCTCAAATTCTTTATCGGCGGGTTTCATTTGCCCATGTACAATGGATACTTGGTATTTTGGGGTTGGAAAGTCCCGTACAATACCTTCATAACCATCCATTAAATCCTTAAAATCCAAGGTTTCACTTTCGTTAATCAATGGATATACAATATAAATTTGGCGTCCTTTTGCAATTTCATCTCTAATAAACCCAAGTACTTTCAGACGATTGCTGTCAAAACGGTGCACGGTTTTAATCGGTTTTCTACCTGCCGGCAATTCATCAATCACAGAAATATCTAAATCGCCATAAACAGACATTGCTAAGGTGCGTGGGATGGGCGTCGCAGTCATCACCAAAATATGTGGTGGCGACACATTTTTTTTCCACAGTTTGCTACGTTGTGCGACTCCAAAACGGTGTTGCTCGTCAATGATTGCCAAGCCAAGATTCTTGAACTTCACCTTGTCCTCTAAAAGCGCATGCGTTCCAATAATGATTTGTAATTCCCCCGATTCTAATTGTTCGTGAATGATGCGTCGGGCCGCGGTTTTACTCGACCCTGTTAACAATCCGATCTTAACCCCAATTAGGTCACAAAACGGTTTCAAGCCGTTGTAATGCTGAAATGATAAAATTTCTGTGGGTGCCATCAGTGTCGCTTGAAAATCATTATCAATTGCGATGAGCATGGACATCAACGCCACAATAGTTTTCCCCGAGCCCACATCGCCCTGTAACAAGCGGTTCATTTGGGCATTACTGTCCATATCAATTCGAATTTCTTTCAACACCCGTTTTTGAGCGTTGGTCAATTCGAAAGGCAAATGTTCTTTATAAAAGGTGTTAAAATAGGAACCGACGGTTTCAAATCGGTAGCCCTTTATTTTGGTCTTGTGAATGATGTTTTTAAGAATGAGCTGAAGCTGGATGTAAAATAATTCTTCAAACTTTAAACGAAATTGAGACAGACTCAGTAAATTTTGAGTCTTTGGAAAATGTACATTTAAAAAAGCTTCGCTTTTAGATATTAGTTTTTGATGTTCTAAAATCTCCGTAGAAAGCGATTCTTCAAATCGCCCATTCAATTGCAAAAACAATTGTTCCATGATCTTACAAATCACACGGTTCGAAATGCCTCGGTTCGCTAATTTTTCTGTGGAGGGATAAATGGGTTGAATCGCTTTCGACAGGCTTTTGTCATAATCTGTTTTGAGTTCGATATCGGGATGCGGCATACTAAAAGTCCCATTGAACAAATTGATCTTTCCAAAAATCACATAATCCGTATGCGTTTTCAGATGCTCACGAATCCATTTATGGCCTCTAAACCAAACCAATTCCACGTAGCCCGTTTCATCTCTAAAGGTTGCTACAAGGCGTTTACCGCGTTTCTGAGCAATTTCTTTGAATCCTGTAATCTGACCGACAATTTGAACTTCAGCATTGGTAGGTTGCAGTTCAGAAACCTTATAAAATTGCGTGCGATCGATGTACCGGTTTGGAAATAAATTAATCAGGT from Formosa sp. Hel1_33_131 includes these protein-coding regions:
- the glmM gene encoding phosphoglucosamine mutase → MTLIKSISGIRGTIGGTVGDNLTPIDTVKFAAAYGTWIKSQRTKENYRVVVGRDARISGAMVQNLVMNTLIGMGIDVIDLDLSTTPTVEIAVPLEHADGGIILTASHNPKQWNALKLLDHNGEFLNAEHSQRVLDIAAADAMEFADVDDLGTITENQAYFDIHIDEVLDLEFVNVKAISDCNFKVVVDAVNSTGGIAIPLLLERLGVEAVKIHCEPNGQFPHNPEPLKQHLTDLSEKVVSSHADFGIAVDPDVDRLAFMDEKGVMFGEEYTLVACADYILSQRPGNTVSNLSSTRALRDVTEKHGGTYTASAVGEVNVVNAMKATNAVIGGEGNGGIIYPESHYGRDALVGVALFLSLLAERKIAVSELRASYPSYFMSKKKIDLNPSIDVDAILVAMEAKYAHEQISTIDGVKIDFASEWVHLRKSNTEAIIRIYTEAPSQEKADVLADKIIDEIKKVAGL
- a CDS encoding acyl carrier protein phosphodiesterase, translating into MNYLAHIFLSGGQPDIMIGNFIADSIKGSKYDTYPPEIQKGILLHRQIDTTTDAHPAFRQSTKRLHKNYGHYSGIIVDIFYDHFLAKNWSEYSDIPLADYIQSFYKLLRDNFEILPANIQKIAPIMMEGNWLLIYAELEGIDRVLAGMNRRTKNRSGMDKAGQELKEFYTLFEADFRLVIKDLQTLSDDFLAS
- the recG gene encoding ATP-dependent DNA helicase RecG, whose translation is MQNTLLQTPIDYLKGVGPGRAEVLRKELGIQTYQDLINLFPNRYIDRTQFYKVSELQPTNAEVQIVGQITGFKEIAQKRGKRLVATFRDETGYVELVWFRGHKWIREHLKTHTDYVIFGKINLFNGTFSMPHPDIELKTDYDKSLSKAIQPIYPSTEKLANRGISNRVICKIMEQLFLQLNGRFEESLSTEILEHQKLISKSEAFLNVHFPKTQNLLSLSQFRLKFEELFYIQLQLILKNIIHKTKIKGYRFETVGSYFNTFYKEHLPFELTNAQKRVLKEIRIDMDSNAQMNRLLQGDVGSGKTIVALMSMLIAIDNDFQATLMAPTEILSFQHYNGLKPFCDLIGVKIGLLTGSSKTAARRIIHEQLESGELQIIIGTHALLEDKVKFKNLGLAIIDEQHRFGVAQRSKLWKKNVSPPHILVMTATPIPRTLAMSVYGDLDISVIDELPAGRKPIKTVHRFDSNRLKVLGFIRDEIAKGRQIYIVYPLINESETLDFKDLMDGYEGIVRDFPTPKYQVSIVHGQMKPADKEFEMQRFVKGETQIMVATTVIEVGVNVPNASVMIIESAERFGLSQLHQLRGRVGRGSEQSYCILMTGSKLGDNSKTRMKTMVNSSDGFEIAEVDLRLRGPGDMMGTQQSGILELKIANIVKDKDILSLARHWAKKVLVSDPKLIDPKHQPIAQTYIKMGKYKNIWNYIS